The Thermodesulfovibrionales bacterium genomic sequence GCCGATGCAACCCTCTCGCGTCCCCTCGCCCATACCATCGCAAATGATATCTACTACCAGATAACGGGGGAGAAGGGTGTCTTCAGAACGAGGATAGCATTCATTACCCGGCAGAAAGACCGCGACGAACTTTCCCTCATGGACTGGGACGGCCAGCGGACGACGAAACCCGGTATAAAGGCCTCCGTGTTACTCGGCCCGCGATGGTCGAGAGACGGGTCTCGTCTTCTCTATTCGGCAGAGCGGAACAGGCAGTGGGGGATCTATCTCCTCGATTTCAGGAAATCAACAGAGAAGAATGTCTTTTCCGGCAAAGGGACCAATATGGCCGGCGATTTCTTTCCCGACGCGAACGAGTTTGGCCTCTCGTCATCCGCGGGGGGAAATCAGGAGATATATACCTACCGCATCTCTGAATCGAAGCTGACGCGCTTGACTTCATCCCGGGGAGTGGATGTCACCCCTGCGATATCGCCTGACGGCAGCCGCATCGCCTTCGTCTCCGACCGGCAGGGGAGCCCTCAGATATTCATCATGGGAAAAGACGGGTATGATGTGAGGAGGCTCACCTTTAGCGGGTCCTATAATACCGCCCCCTCCTGGTCTCCGAAGGGTGACAGGATCGTCTTTTCGGGCAGACAGGGGGGCAAGAATCAGATATTCACGATAAGTCCGGACGGTTCCGACACCATGCAGCTCACCGATAAGGGGAGTAACGAAGACCCTTCCTTTTCTCCTGACGGAAGGTTCATCGTATTCACGTCGGACAGGGATGGAGAAAGGGCTGTCTACATCATGAGGGCGAATGGAGAGGCCCAAAAACGGGTTACGCCGAGAGGCGTGAAGGCCTTCGGCCCTCGCTGGTCGCCCGATTAAGATTAATATAAATTAATATTAATAATAATAGTAACTACGCCGCCTCTCTCATCCTGAGCGGGTCCTGATAGATGCCCTTCTCGATTCTAGGCATTCCGGTTGTTGACAGTGACGGCTCTTCGTACTATGCTAATAGTGTAAAAAATGTTTTTTTGTTTCCTAGTAACTAATCGCAGCATACATTACAGAGGAGGTTGACGATGAAGAGAATTCTTTTCCTGGCTGTCATTTTGGCACTGGTCGCTTTCGGTTGCGCCGAGAAGAAAGCAGTAAAACCGACGGAAACGCAGCCGACCGGGACGGAGCAGATGGGTAAGGAAGGAGAGTCGAAAGAGAAAATTACGGAACAGCAGATGGCCAAGGTCGAATCGAAAGAGGTTCCCTCGAAGACGGAAGAGGTATCCGGCATGTTTCCCGACATACATTTTGATTACGATAAGTACGACATACGGGAAGACGGAAAGTCGGTCCTCAAATCGGTAGCCGATTATATCATCAAGAACCAGACGACGAAGGTGCTCATCGAGGGCCACTGCGATGAAAGGGGGACTTCAGAATATAATATCGGCCTCGGAGACAAGAGGGCCAAGGCGGCAAAGGATTATCTCCTCTCACTCGGCGTTCCCTCTTCACGCATCTCGACGATAAGCTATGGGAAAGAGAAACCGCACTGCGCCGAACATGCGGAGGAATGCTGGGCAAAGAACAGAAGAGACCAGTTCGTCATTCTCAAGGAGAAGAAGTGATATGACGTCCCGTTCGGCTGTCGTTCTCCTGTTCTTCTCTCTTCTTATCCTGTCCGGTTGTGTTTCGACGACCGATTTCGATGCGTCGAGGCGTGACATCATCCAGTTGAAGAAAGATACGTCGGAGCTCAAGAAGGATATGACGGACATCAAGAAGCAGGTCACCGGTGCGGCAAAGGAAGAAACCTTCAACGCCGTCCGGGAGAGCCAGACCTCCCTCTATTCCCAGGTTTCCGATCTCTCAAAAGACGTGCGGGTACTTTCGGGCA encodes the following:
- the tolB gene encoding Tol-Pal system beta propeller repeat protein TolB — encoded protein: MVFAVCLSLLLFISLRSFAEAKIYIDITSPASRKLPIAIPEFSGPSGREMSDVITDDLDFTGLFLTLDRSAFIETSSQPFQARNWSPLGADIVVKGNVTGGKNLVSTVTVYDTLEGKEIFKKEYQADATLSRPLAHTIANDIYYQITGEKGVFRTRIAFITRQKDRDELSLMDWDGQRTTKPGIKASVLLGPRWSRDGSRLLYSAERNRQWGIYLLDFRKSTEKNVFSGKGTNMAGDFFPDANEFGLSSSAGGNQEIYTYRISESKLTRLTSSRGVDVTPAISPDGSRIAFVSDRQGSPQIFIMGKDGYDVRRLTFSGSYNTAPSWSPKGDRIVFSGRQGGKNQIFTISPDGSDTMQLTDKGSNEDPSFSPDGRFIVFTSDRDGERAVYIMRANGEAQKRVTPRGVKAFGPRWSPD
- the pal gene encoding peptidoglycan-associated lipoprotein Pal is translated as MKRILFLAVILALVAFGCAEKKAVKPTETQPTGTEQMGKEGESKEKITEQQMAKVESKEVPSKTEEVSGMFPDIHFDYDKYDIREDGKSVLKSVADYIIKNQTTKVLIEGHCDERGTSEYNIGLGDKRAKAAKDYLLSLGVPSSRISTISYGKEKPHCAEHAEECWAKNRRDQFVILKEKK